The proteins below are encoded in one region of Aeromonas jandaei:
- a CDS encoding PqiC family protein → MKKFILTLALTGLLAGCSGTQPALHYYSLAADSQQPAAAPVTPQHQLVLRPIALAGQLDRISLVYQLEGQELHFTEYHRWAGSLDDQLNQLTLNGLSTRLPGWVVRQDGGRKGPVLTILVERFQGRHDGRAVLSGRWRLLAEDGSVLREAPFNQVRVLPADGYNALVSELGLGWQQLLDQIADEVRKQG, encoded by the coding sequence ATGAAAAAGTTCATCCTGACGCTGGCGCTGACCGGCCTGCTGGCCGGGTGCAGTGGCACCCAGCCCGCGCTGCACTACTACTCCCTCGCCGCCGACAGCCAGCAACCGGCAGCGGCGCCGGTTACCCCGCAGCACCAGCTGGTGCTGCGCCCCATCGCGCTGGCGGGCCAGCTCGACCGGATCAGTCTGGTCTATCAGCTGGAGGGGCAGGAGCTCCACTTCACCGAGTACCACCGCTGGGCCGGTTCGCTCGACGATCAGCTCAACCAGCTCACCCTCAACGGCCTCTCCACCCGCCTGCCGGGCTGGGTCGTTCGTCAGGATGGCGGCCGCAAGGGCCCGGTGCTGACCATTCTGGTCGAGCGCTTTCAGGGTCGTCACGATGGCCGCGCCGTGCTGAGCGGGCGCTGGCGCCTGCTGGCGGAAGATGGCTCGGTACTGCGCGAAGCCCCCTTCAATCAGGTGCGGGTACTGCCGGCCGATGGCTACAACGCGCTGGTCAGCGAGCTGGGTCTGGGCTGGCAACAGCTGCTCGACCAGATTGCCGACGAGGTACGCAAGCAGGGCTGA
- the pqiB gene encoding intermembrane transport protein PqiB, with protein sequence MSERKTRWKPGSDFLSSAAAIWMVPLLALFIGLWMLFQHWYSQGPSFTLTVATAEGIVAGKTEIRSREVTVGRIDAVQLSDDYSHAVLKGRLTNDAASMLRGDSKFWVVKPRVGREGVSGLSTLLSGAYIELSPGKKGKARDEYAMLDKPPLSSINAKGLRLSLSSREAKALGEGSPINYQGFTIGQVEEAKFLPEKREMQYQIFINAPYDILVSSNSRFWLTPGFEVSMSSEGMKVKMDSLESLIDGGITMGLPAGWSPGDPVKQHDEFTLFQDEASVLAGSLDQFIDYVFLFDDNVAGLHPGAAVQYRGIRVGTVISAPYMIEEKGVRIFQNRQIPVLARIEVQRLSHRYAKAEKDQWRALFSKQFKEGLRASLKTSSLLTGGKIIDLNFYPTAPRFDQVKLAGYQVFPTVQGGLDQIERKVNLILDKFVDMDMATTLTKVNSSLSTLDGTLKNISAVSANLDKLTAKDSTQQLPASLNESLKQLQETLQAYDAQSQTNQDLRQSVQTLNQLMRELQPLVHSLNEQPSSLIFDRVRPRCPEPKRGTP encoded by the coding sequence GTGAGTGAGCGTAAAACAAGGTGGAAACCGGGCTCTGACTTTCTGAGCTCCGCCGCCGCAATCTGGATGGTGCCTCTGCTGGCGCTGTTCATCGGTCTCTGGATGCTGTTTCAGCACTGGTACTCCCAGGGCCCGAGCTTCACCCTGACAGTCGCCACCGCCGAAGGCATAGTGGCAGGCAAGACGGAGATCCGCTCGCGCGAGGTCACCGTCGGCCGCATCGATGCCGTCCAGCTGAGCGATGACTACAGCCACGCCGTGCTCAAGGGGCGCCTGACCAACGACGCCGCCAGCATGCTGCGCGGCGACAGCAAGTTCTGGGTGGTCAAGCCCAGGGTCGGCCGTGAAGGGGTATCGGGTCTCAGCACCCTGCTCTCCGGCGCCTATATCGAGCTCTCCCCCGGCAAGAAAGGGAAGGCACGCGACGAGTACGCAATGCTCGACAAGCCGCCGCTCTCCTCCATCAATGCCAAGGGGCTGCGCCTCTCCCTCTCCAGCCGTGAAGCCAAGGCGCTTGGCGAGGGCTCGCCCATCAACTACCAGGGCTTCACCATAGGTCAGGTAGAAGAGGCGAAGTTCCTGCCCGAGAAGCGGGAGATGCAGTATCAGATCTTCATCAACGCTCCCTACGACATTCTGGTGAGCAGCAACTCCCGCTTCTGGCTGACCCCGGGCTTCGAGGTCTCCATGAGCAGCGAAGGGATGAAGGTGAAGATGGATTCGCTGGAGAGCCTGATCGACGGCGGCATCACCATGGGCCTGCCTGCCGGCTGGTCACCGGGTGATCCGGTCAAGCAGCACGACGAGTTCACCCTGTTCCAGGATGAGGCGAGCGTGCTGGCCGGTAGTCTGGATCAGTTCATCGACTACGTCTTCCTGTTCGACGACAACGTGGCGGGTCTCCATCCTGGCGCGGCGGTGCAGTATCGCGGCATCCGGGTCGGCACCGTCATCTCGGCGCCCTACATGATCGAGGAGAAGGGGGTTCGCATCTTCCAGAACCGCCAGATCCCGGTACTGGCCCGCATCGAGGTACAGCGTCTCTCCCACCGTTATGCCAAGGCGGAGAAAGATCAGTGGCGCGCCCTGTTCAGCAAACAGTTCAAGGAGGGGTTGCGGGCCAGCCTCAAGACCTCGAGTCTGCTGACCGGCGGCAAGATCATCGATCTCAACTTCTACCCCACGGCGCCCCGCTTTGATCAGGTCAAGCTGGCCGGCTATCAGGTCTTCCCGACCGTGCAGGGCGGGCTGGATCAGATCGAGCGCAAGGTGAACCTGATCCTCGACAAGTTTGTCGACATGGATATGGCCACCACCCTGACCAAGGTCAACAGCTCGCTCTCGACGCTGGATGGCACCCTGAAGAACATCAGTGCGGTCAGCGCCAATCTGGACAAGCTCACCGCCAAGGACTCCACCCAGCAGCTGCCGGCGTCGCTCAACGAGAGCCTCAAGCAGTTGCAGGAGACCCTTCAGGCCTATGATGCCCAGTCGCAAACCAATCAGGATCTGCGTCAGTCGGTGCAGACCCTCAACCAGCTGATGCGCGAGCTGCAGCCGCTGGTGCACTCTCTCAACGAGCAGCCGAGTTCGCTGATCTTCGATCGCGTCCGTCCCCGGTGCCCTGAACCCAAGCGAGGCACACCATGA